One genomic window of Desulfuromonas sp. AOP6 includes the following:
- a CDS encoding ParA family protein — MAGRVPFVVAVASEKGGVGKTTIATNLAVYLKALREDLPVTIASFDNHFSVDAMFAIRRSSGASVADLFAGRPVRDLVELGEYGVQYLASERGLVPPDDDPFHLKRALSQADLDGIFILDTRPILDYFTRSALLAADLVLVPVKDRPSLVNAASLLQEVREAGGATDKFWLLPSLIDSRLRLREHIGVREFLVESARERGYQVLDTFISKSPKVESLTTNLSSRVYPVLTHARSTAVHAQFRQLGDFVLRCQETFTSSPLSSSRHDLLPGGASARLSRRQSLQCPFCGDAADGSEGGFFQDLRSRRQGFVHGDCLQTLVADSLLAPLPDQGAMVWRIDEEALHEDELYFSSQLFTETGEELAADQITFSSARAFLQAMTGRPLAELYRETLMLFWTAEAPREFLSQKGRKGAAGLRRKMLREVFGTL; from the coding sequence ATGGCAGGACGCGTTCCTTTTGTTGTCGCGGTAGCCAGTGAAAAAGGGGGGGTAGGCAAGACGACTATCGCTACCAATCTTGCTGTTTATCTCAAGGCGCTGCGCGAAGACCTGCCGGTGACCATCGCCTCTTTTGACAATCATTTCAGCGTCGACGCCATGTTTGCCATCCGCCGTTCCTCCGGTGCTTCCGTTGCCGACCTGTTCGCGGGACGACCTGTCCGCGATCTGGTCGAACTGGGGGAATACGGCGTGCAGTATCTGGCCTCCGAGCGGGGCCTGGTGCCCCCCGATGACGATCCCTTTCATCTGAAACGTGCTCTGAGTCAGGCCGATCTCGACGGGATCTTTATCCTCGATACCCGGCCTATCCTCGACTATTTCACCCGCAGTGCCCTGCTTGCCGCCGATCTGGTGCTGGTGCCGGTCAAAGACCGTCCCTCTCTTGTCAACGCCGCCTCCTTGCTGCAGGAGGTCCGGGAGGCCGGGGGCGCGACGGATAAATTTTGGCTGCTGCCCAGCCTCATCGACAGCCGCCTGCGCTTGCGGGAGCATATCGGGGTGCGGGAATTTCTGGTGGAGTCGGCGCGGGAGAGGGGCTACCAGGTTCTCGACACGTTCATTTCCAAGAGTCCCAAAGTGGAAAGTCTGACCACCAATCTGAGCAGCCGCGTCTATCCTGTCCTTACCCACGCCCGCAGCACTGCTGTTCATGCCCAATTCCGGCAACTGGGGGATTTCGTCCTGCGTTGTCAGGAAACCTTCACGTCTTCGCCGCTATCTTCATCCCGCCATGACCTGCTGCCAGGCGGAGCTTCCGCCCGCCTGTCCCGTCGACAGAGCCTCCAGTGTCCGTTTTGCGGCGATGCGGCCGATGGCTCCGAAGGTGGCTTTTTCCAGGACCTGCGCAGTCGTCGGCAAGGATTTGTCCATGGCGACTGTCTACAGACGTTGGTGGCCGACAGCCTGCTGGCACCGCTCCCAGACCAAGGAGCCATGGTGTGGAGGATCGACGAGGAAGCCCTGCACGAGGATGAACTGTACTTTTCCTCCCAGCTTTTCACTGAGACGGGGGAGGAGCTCGCTGCTGACCAGATAACCTTCAGCTCTGCGCGGGCCTTCCTGCAGGCGATGACTGGTCGTCCGCTGGCAGAACTCTACCGCGAAACGCTGATGCTGTTCTGGACTGCTGAGGCGCCCCGGGAATTCCTGTCTCAAAAAGGCAGAAAAGGCGCGGCTGGTCTGAGGCGAAAGATGCTGCGAGAAGTTTTTGGGACACTTTAA
- a CDS encoding methyltransferase — MRPETFKDLMKLSHGFEPARILLSAVELDLFSHLSEKMTARQLAARLSLQEVPLTLVLNAMVAMGLLDKEGDDYVNGPLVGKTLVSGQGYRGHIFRHIGHCWPAWGNLSDRLRGREVEEESWSPARDEEQTRDFILGMENVTRELAPLVVGRLGLGSPLTLLDVGGGPGTYAEAFLKEYPSLREVCVFDLPKAAAVGRQNLKSRGVETSVRWLEGDFHDTSFGQGFDVVWISQVLHSLDMSGCRMLIDKAFEALVPGGELILHEFLIEDHRTGPLQAAIFAVHMLVMTGVGRTYAGGELSVWLDEAGFVDVRVQQVSDDTSVVRGRKPVS, encoded by the coding sequence GTGAGGCCGGAGACATTTAAAGATCTGATGAAGCTTTCCCATGGTTTTGAGCCTGCGCGGATATTGCTGAGCGCCGTGGAGCTCGACCTTTTCTCGCACCTATCGGAAAAGATGACGGCCCGGCAGCTGGCTGCCCGACTGAGTCTGCAGGAAGTCCCTTTGACTCTGGTGCTCAACGCCATGGTCGCCATGGGCCTTCTGGATAAAGAGGGCGATGACTACGTCAATGGGCCCCTTGTGGGAAAAACTCTGGTTTCCGGCCAAGGCTATCGCGGTCACATCTTCCGGCACATCGGGCACTGCTGGCCGGCCTGGGGGAATCTTTCCGATCGACTGCGAGGGCGAGAGGTCGAGGAGGAATCGTGGTCACCGGCGCGGGATGAAGAACAGACTCGGGATTTTATTCTGGGGATGGAGAATGTCACCCGTGAACTTGCTCCTTTGGTCGTGGGGAGGTTGGGGCTGGGCAGTCCCTTGACCCTTCTCGATGTGGGCGGGGGGCCAGGAACCTACGCCGAAGCTTTTTTGAAAGAGTATCCTTCCTTGCGGGAGGTTTGTGTCTTCGACCTGCCGAAGGCCGCTGCCGTAGGGCGCCAAAACCTGAAGAGCAGGGGAGTGGAGACTTCCGTGCGCTGGCTCGAAGGGGACTTTCACGATACCTCTTTCGGGCAGGGATTTGATGTCGTCTGGATTTCGCAAGTTTTGCACTCTCTAGATATGTCCGGCTGCCGCATGCTCATAGATAAAGCCTTTGAGGCTCTCGTGCCGGGTGGAGAGTTGATCCTGCATGAGTTTTTGATTGAAGACCACCGCACCGGACCTTTGCAGGCGGCGATTTTTGCCGTGCATATGCTGGTCATGACCGGAGTGGGAAGAACCTACGCTGGCGGGGAGCTTTCGGTCTGGCTGGATGAGGCCGGTTTTGTTGATGTCCGTGTGCAGCAGGTCAGCGACGATACCTCAGTGGTGCGTGGTCGCAAACCGGTTTCATGA
- a CDS encoding GTPase-activating protein, whose protein sequence is MILLPRGNPVKEKLNPAKVNLPDALGKLHTGHFTGYLRFDAPAGVGILIFHVGKLISALHVAGPQRLTGYQAIGRIFSQARSGDATLNIYRLSPELAMGIHALLHGEVLYRGQELRFIDIRLLLKSLKEDAITGCLRIYTEDRVALIFYREGQPLGFFHDGSKDLETTADTSLSVARLPGAKVDVLTSDIGEESSLQDMMDAGQLTAIWHLVLAEAENGRRPAERAVTGKVKNERNESLLIFLQGVAEQHLGKIGVYLVEKAFEELVPGSEDSMKAFFAALGRSASLTATEKDVAVMQAEMSKGIQAVLSRR, encoded by the coding sequence ATGATATTGCTGCCCAGAGGGAATCCGGTCAAAGAAAAGCTCAATCCGGCCAAAGTCAACCTTCCCGACGCGCTCGGCAAGCTCCATACGGGGCATTTTACCGGATATCTGCGTTTCGACGCGCCGGCCGGCGTCGGTATCCTGATTTTTCATGTGGGCAAACTGATCAGCGCCCTGCATGTGGCGGGGCCCCAGCGTCTTACGGGCTATCAGGCCATCGGGCGCATCTTCAGCCAAGCTCGTTCGGGAGATGCGACACTGAACATTTACCGATTGTCGCCTGAGTTGGCCATGGGCATTCATGCCCTGCTGCATGGTGAAGTTCTCTATCGCGGGCAGGAACTCAGGTTCATTGACATCCGTCTTCTGCTGAAGAGCCTCAAAGAGGACGCGATTACCGGGTGCCTGCGCATCTATACGGAGGATCGGGTGGCGCTGATCTTTTACCGGGAGGGCCAGCCTCTGGGGTTTTTCCACGATGGCTCCAAAGATTTGGAAACGACGGCTGACACCTCCCTGTCCGTTGCCCGGTTGCCTGGCGCCAAGGTCGACGTGCTGACCAGCGATATAGGAGAAGAATCCTCTCTGCAGGATATGATGGATGCGGGCCAGCTGACGGCCATCTGGCATCTGGTCTTAGCCGAAGCGGAAAATGGGCGACGGCCAGCGGAACGTGCCGTCACGGGGAAGGTCAAAAATGAGCGCAATGAGAGCCTGTTGATTTTTTTGCAGGGGGTGGCCGAGCAGCATCTGGGCAAGATCGGCGTTTATCTGGTGGAAAAGGCCTTCGAGGAACTGGTGCCTGGATCGGAGGACTCGATGAAAGCTTTCTTTGCGGCCCTTGGCCGATCTGCCAGCCTGACGGCTACCGAGAAAGACGTCGCCGTCATGCAGGCAGAGATGAGTAAGGGGATCCAGGCCGTTCTGTCCAGACGTTAA
- a CDS encoding OmpA family protein has translation MRSIKIFLLAALIPLALTACVSKADYQRKADQAAILAASIEELEADYQSLVRINGDLLTYNEKVEAQRDEARRRNEGLEQDLVRARADLERIESVLTARDEETGEALAQMRQEIDRLETANRALRQEIEQERIAREARLAHLKSTYDELVEKMEQEISRGEITISELQGKLTVNMVESILFDSGKADIKPAGKEVLKRVGKILKGVDNKEVRVEGHTDNVPISPRLQDIFPSNWELSTARATNVVHFLQEESKISGSLLAACGYGEFRPIASNANAQGRAQNRRIQIVLAPLDASSP, from the coding sequence GTGCGATCCATCAAGATATTTCTGCTGGCAGCCCTCATTCCCCTGGCCCTCACCGCCTGCGTCAGCAAGGCCGATTACCAGCGCAAAGCCGATCAGGCGGCTATTCTGGCAGCCAGCATCGAAGAGCTTGAAGCGGATTACCAGTCGCTGGTGCGCATCAATGGCGACCTGCTGACCTACAATGAGAAAGTCGAGGCCCAACGTGATGAAGCCAGACGCCGAAACGAGGGTCTGGAGCAGGATCTTGTACGGGCCCGTGCCGATCTGGAGCGCATCGAGTCCGTACTGACGGCCAGGGATGAGGAAACGGGAGAGGCCCTGGCCCAGATGCGCCAGGAAATAGATCGACTGGAGACGGCCAACCGTGCCTTGCGGCAGGAAATCGAACAGGAACGTATTGCCCGGGAAGCGCGCCTGGCCCACCTGAAAAGCACCTACGATGAACTTGTCGAGAAGATGGAACAGGAGATTTCCCGGGGGGAGATCACCATCTCTGAGCTGCAGGGAAAATTAACGGTCAATATGGTGGAGAGCATTCTCTTCGATTCGGGCAAGGCCGATATCAAACCAGCCGGAAAAGAAGTTCTCAAGCGGGTCGGCAAAATCCTCAAGGGGGTCGACAACAAAGAAGTCCGCGTAGAAGGGCATACGGATAACGTGCCTATAAGTCCCCGGCTGCAGGACATCTTCCCCAGCAACTGGGAGCTTTCCACGGCCAGAGCAACAAATGTCGTGCACTTTCTGCAGGAAGAGTCGAAGATCTCCGGTTCTCTCCTCGCCGCCTGCGGCTATGGTGAATTCAGGCCCATTGCCAGCAACGCCAACGCCCAGGGCCGGGCTCAGAACCGACGCATTCAGATCGTCCTCGCCCCCCTGGATGCATCGTCTCCCTGA
- the nadC gene encoding carboxylating nicotinate-nucleotide diphosphorylase, which translates to MFEIDHIIRNALQEDIGLGDVTTQATVDPQTQSRAELVAKEDFILSGMDVCGRVFSLLDANIAFEKLKEDGQAVRRGEVLAWLRGSASVLLQGERVALNLLQRMSGIATQTSLFVKAVAGTKATIVDTRKTTPGLRVLEKYSVRMGGGRNHRTSLYDGVLIKENHVAAAGGIKTAVQRARERAPHTLRIEVETRNLAEVKEALSAGADILLLDNMSLGELRESVALIAGRALCEASGGVNLDTVRDIAETGVDLISVGALTHSSRAVDISMLFQ; encoded by the coding sequence ATGTTCGAGATCGATCACATCATTCGTAACGCCCTTCAGGAAGACATCGGCCTCGGAGATGTCACCACGCAGGCGACTGTTGACCCGCAAACACAGAGTCGGGCCGAGCTCGTCGCCAAAGAAGATTTCATTCTCAGTGGCATGGACGTGTGCGGTCGGGTTTTTTCTCTTCTTGATGCCAATATCGCCTTTGAAAAGCTCAAGGAAGACGGGCAGGCCGTCCGCCGAGGGGAAGTCCTCGCCTGGCTCCGCGGGTCGGCTTCGGTTCTCCTGCAGGGAGAGCGGGTGGCTCTCAATCTTCTGCAACGCATGAGCGGCATTGCTACCCAGACCTCACTGTTCGTCAAAGCGGTGGCGGGAACGAAGGCGACTATCGTTGATACCCGTAAAACGACACCGGGCCTGCGTGTTCTCGAAAAGTACTCGGTTCGTATGGGCGGCGGCCGCAACCATCGCACCTCCCTTTATGATGGGGTGCTCATCAAGGAAAACCACGTAGCCGCAGCCGGAGGTATTAAAACGGCGGTCCAGCGCGCACGGGAACGGGCGCCCCACACCCTCCGGATCGAAGTGGAAACCCGCAACCTGGCAGAAGTGAAGGAAGCCCTGAGTGCTGGTGCCGATATCCTGCTTCTCGATAACATGTCCCTCGGTGAGCTGCGTGAATCCGTCGCCCTTATCGCCGGCCGCGCCCTCTGCGAAGCTTCCGGTGGCGTCAACCTGGATACCGTGCGGGACATCGCTGAAACCGGTGTGGATCTTATCTCTGTCGGGGCTCTTACCCATTCAAGCCGGGCGGTGGATATCTCCATGCTCTTCCAATAA
- a CDS encoding biotin--[acetyl-CoA-carboxylase] ligase, producing the protein MSTPGTRDAILRVFRQRKGQFISGEEISQTLGVSRTAVWKHIGLLRKQGYGIESAASRGYRLTETPDTLIPAEIQANLGTDCVGREVIHFEETESTNRIAHEYGKAGAEEGLVIIAEQQTAGKGRLGRPWISPAGVNLYTSILLRPSILPRWATQLTFLSSVAVARAIEAVSGLQPQVKWPNDVLIDGKKVAGILNEIDAEMEGIHYLVMGIGVNLNMTADQFPDDLRYPATSLALEAGRDFSRLTFARTLYRGLDDLYRTYLQEGFRPIAAEWNLFFAWQGKEVEVDFQDRRLQGTVTGIDTDGALLLRLHSGATERVLAGDVRPL; encoded by the coding sequence ATGAGCACACCAGGAACCCGCGACGCCATTCTCCGTGTTTTTCGCCAGAGAAAGGGCCAGTTCATCTCCGGCGAGGAGATAAGCCAGACCCTCGGTGTTTCCCGCACGGCCGTCTGGAAACATATCGGGCTGCTGAGGAAGCAGGGGTATGGCATCGAGTCTGCCGCCTCGCGGGGATATCGCTTGACGGAGACGCCCGATACGCTCATTCCTGCTGAAATTCAGGCCAATCTGGGGACGGACTGTGTCGGCCGGGAAGTTATCCACTTCGAAGAGACCGAATCCACCAACCGGATTGCCCACGAATACGGCAAGGCCGGCGCCGAAGAAGGTCTGGTAATCATCGCCGAGCAGCAGACGGCTGGCAAGGGGCGCTTGGGGCGGCCCTGGATTTCCCCTGCTGGTGTTAATCTGTATACCAGCATCCTTCTGCGTCCTTCCATCCTCCCGCGCTGGGCCACTCAGCTGACCTTTCTCTCTTCCGTGGCTGTCGCGCGGGCAATTGAAGCCGTGAGCGGTCTGCAGCCGCAGGTCAAATGGCCCAACGATGTATTGATCGACGGCAAAAAAGTTGCCGGCATTCTCAACGAAATCGACGCCGAGATGGAAGGAATCCATTACCTGGTGATGGGAATTGGTGTCAATCTCAACATGACAGCAGATCAGTTCCCCGACGATCTGCGCTACCCGGCGACCTCCCTGGCTTTAGAGGCAGGCAGAGACTTTTCCCGTCTGACTTTCGCCCGGACTCTCTACCGGGGGCTGGATGACCTCTACAGAACCTATCTGCAGGAGGGTTTTAGGCCCATCGCAGCGGAGTGGAACCTCTTTTTTGCCTGGCAGGGAAAAGAGGTGGAGGTCGATTTTCAGGATCGTCGCCTGCAGGGGACCGTCACCGGTATCGACACCGATGGCGCCCTGTTGCTGCGTCTGCATTCCGGCGCCACGGAAAGGGTGCTGGCTGGCGATGTCCGTCCTTTGTGA
- a CDS encoding type III pantothenate kinase yields MLLVIDVGNSNTVLGMYRDEKLVRSWRVTTDKSRTVDEYAMIIHELFNLSGIHFTDIKDVIISCVVPPMLNTLEGLCRDYFKLKPYVVGPGIKTGMPIQYENPREVGADRIVNAVAAFEKKRRCLIVVDFGTATTFDFISARGEYQGGAIAPGLGISAEALFERASKLPRVEFSRPPQVIAKNTVNSMQSGLFYGYAGLVDGIVQRMKQESKEEPYVMATGGLSEQIATASQTIDEVDPDLTLEGLRIIYDRNKG; encoded by the coding sequence ATGCTGCTGGTCATTGATGTAGGCAATTCCAATACGGTGCTGGGAATGTACCGGGATGAAAAACTGGTGCGCAGCTGGCGGGTTACCACGGACAAATCACGGACCGTGGATGAATACGCCATGATTATTCACGAGTTGTTCAACCTCTCCGGGATTCATTTCACCGATATCAAGGATGTCATCATCTCCTGCGTGGTGCCGCCCATGCTCAACACTCTGGAAGGGCTGTGTCGGGATTACTTCAAACTCAAGCCTTACGTTGTCGGACCGGGCATCAAGACAGGGATGCCTATTCAATATGAAAATCCCCGGGAAGTTGGCGCTGATCGCATTGTCAATGCCGTGGCCGCTTTTGAAAAAAAGCGCCGCTGCCTCATTGTTGTTGATTTTGGAACGGCGACCACCTTTGATTTTATTTCTGCCCGGGGCGAATACCAGGGCGGGGCTATCGCGCCCGGACTCGGCATCTCTGCCGAAGCGCTCTTCGAACGGGCCAGCAAGCTCCCCCGCGTGGAGTTCTCCCGCCCCCCTCAGGTGATCGCCAAGAATACGGTCAACAGCATGCAGTCAGGCCTTTTTTACGGCTATGCCGGCCTGGTAGACGGAATTGTCCAGCGCATGAAGCAGGAGTCGAAAGAAGAACCGTATGTCATGGCCACGGGAGGTTTGTCTGAACAGATTGCCACCGCTTCCCAGACCATCGACGAAGTAGACCCCGATCTCACCCTGGAAGGCCTGCGGATCATTTACGATCGCAACAAAGGGTGA
- the fusA gene encoding elongation factor G — protein MGKYDTAKLRNLGIVAHGGAGKTSLTEAILFNTGMTDRLGKVDDGTSNMDFEPEEIKRHITISSSLHHCEWNGHSLHIVDTPGYTNFLHDTRNCMRVLGGAVLIVSAISGVKAQTQKIWEWAEEFEVPRIAFVNKMDRERADFLRAVDDMEKTLSSRAVIVTMPMGAEAGFKGTIDLVHMKARFYAFDQKGTYEEKDIPEEYLEEAKRLRSLLVEAVADADDALMEKYLEEETLSTEDILLGLREGTLTGVFTPVFCGSALANVGVRQLLDYVVRCLPSPLDKGIQVGKNPKTGDLEERSPSEEEPFSAMVFKTISDPFTGKLTLFRVYSGTLRSDSSVYNPNRETTERIGQIFELEGKKQKAIDMAVAGDIVAVPKLKVTMTGDTLCESAKPVLYESPLPLTPVISFAIEAKSKNDEDKIHNALSRLTEEDPTLRIHRDAETHEMILEGMGQVHLEVTVEKMKRKYGVEVELKQPKVPYHETIKGKAKLQSKYKKQSGGRGQYADVWLEVEPLPRGGGFEFVDKVVGGVVPRQYIPAVEKGAQEAMQQGTLGGFPVVDVKVTLFDGSHHSVDSSEMAFKIAGSMGFKKGMEQANPVLLEPVMHMEISVPDECIGDIIGDMNSRRGKVLGVEPKANSQVIAVQVPMAEVLKYAPELRSMTSDRGLFTMSFSHYEEVPSHLTAKILADVKKAG, from the coding sequence ATGGGAAAGTACGATACTGCGAAGCTGAGGAACCTGGGAATTGTAGCGCACGGAGGCGCGGGTAAGACCTCCTTGACCGAGGCCATCCTGTTCAATACCGGCATGACCGACCGGCTTGGCAAGGTAGACGACGGCACCTCCAACATGGATTTCGAGCCGGAAGAAATCAAACGGCACATCACCATCAGTTCCAGCCTGCATCACTGCGAATGGAATGGCCACAGCCTGCATATCGTCGACACGCCCGGCTACACCAATTTTCTGCACGATACGCGTAACTGCATGCGCGTACTTGGCGGCGCGGTCCTTATCGTCTCCGCCATTTCTGGCGTCAAAGCCCAAACCCAAAAGATATGGGAGTGGGCAGAGGAGTTCGAAGTCCCCCGGATTGCTTTTGTCAACAAGATGGACAGGGAGCGTGCGGATTTTCTCCGGGCCGTGGACGACATGGAGAAGACGCTGTCAAGCCGTGCCGTCATTGTCACCATGCCCATGGGAGCTGAGGCCGGTTTCAAAGGAACCATTGACCTGGTTCACATGAAGGCCCGTTTTTACGCTTTTGACCAGAAGGGGACCTACGAAGAGAAGGATATTCCCGAAGAATACCTGGAAGAAGCAAAGCGCCTGCGCAGTCTTCTGGTGGAAGCGGTCGCCGATGCCGACGACGCGCTGATGGAGAAATACCTTGAGGAAGAGACCCTTTCCACCGAGGATATTCTGCTGGGTCTGCGGGAGGGAACCCTGACGGGCGTATTTACTCCTGTTTTCTGCGGCAGCGCCCTGGCCAATGTCGGCGTGAGGCAGCTTCTTGACTATGTCGTGCGCTGCCTTCCATCGCCTCTGGACAAGGGTATTCAGGTGGGGAAAAATCCGAAAACAGGTGACCTGGAAGAGCGCTCTCCCAGCGAGGAAGAGCCTTTTTCGGCCATGGTATTCAAAACCATCAGCGATCCTTTTACCGGCAAGCTTACCCTTTTCCGGGTTTATTCTGGAACGCTGCGTTCCGATTCGTCCGTCTACAACCCCAACCGGGAAACGACAGAGCGCATCGGCCAGATTTTTGAGCTGGAAGGCAAAAAACAGAAGGCGATCGACATGGCCGTAGCGGGGGATATCGTTGCCGTTCCCAAGCTTAAGGTCACCATGACAGGGGACACGCTCTGCGAGTCCGCCAAACCCGTCCTCTACGAAAGTCCCTTGCCTCTGACCCCCGTTATTTCCTTTGCAATCGAAGCGAAGAGCAAAAATGATGAAGACAAAATCCACAATGCCCTGTCCCGACTGACCGAAGAAGACCCCACCCTCCGTATCCATCGGGATGCAGAGACCCATGAAATGATCCTTGAAGGCATGGGGCAGGTTCATCTTGAGGTGACGGTGGAAAAGATGAAACGCAAATACGGTGTGGAGGTTGAGCTCAAACAACCCAAGGTCCCTTATCACGAGACGATCAAGGGCAAGGCCAAGCTTCAGAGTAAATACAAGAAGCAGTCGGGTGGCCGGGGCCAGTACGCCGATGTCTGGCTGGAGGTAGAACCCCTGCCGCGCGGCGGCGGTTTCGAATTTGTCGACAAGGTCGTAGGCGGGGTCGTTCCGAGGCAGTATATCCCGGCCGTCGAAAAGGGTGCTCAGGAAGCCATGCAGCAAGGCACCCTGGGGGGCTTTCCGGTGGTGGATGTCAAAGTGACCCTGTTCGACGGCTCGCATCACTCGGTCGATTCCTCCGAAATGGCTTTCAAGATCGCCGGCTCCATGGGCTTCAAAAAAGGGATGGAACAGGCCAATCCGGTTCTGCTTGAGCCGGTCATGCATATGGAAATTAGTGTTCCCGATGAATGCATCGGGGATATTATCGGGGATATGAACTCGCGTCGCGGCAAGGTTCTCGGCGTCGAACCGAAGGCCAACAGTCAGGTCATTGCCGTGCAGGTGCCCATGGCGGAGGTTCTTAAATATGCTCCGGAACTGCGTTCCATGACCTCGGACAGGGGACTTTTCACCATGAGTTTTTCTCACTACGAAGAAGTGCCCTCCCATTTGACGGCAAAAATTCTTGCAGATGTGAAAAAAGCCGGATAA
- a CDS encoding SPOR domain-containing protein → MTDKNDFDFNEESEIGTDMDEGGFDFDEPLPEDTEVMAKKKSSTPMLVLLLLLVAIGAGAYYYFFMLPASAPPVTAKVVKKQPIAVPARPAEPKAKPDKAVTEKPEASEKQSAAPVADESKVAAADAGKVEAAGKTAKPVPAKEAPVPQVAPVEPLEKPAAPVAKTAEVTPEKSEKASPHSAAVTPVVTSASDARYTIQAGAYTRNSSLERAKKMVQDLGYEPQVKAVQRQVDVIRLRLGAFYPAEGRQKLQEILPLAPDAFAVQKGELMVIYAASFQDKKLAERFTASLKEKGLHVDEERSPVDLKMMLISFGEFSDKAKAQEAAKAAQKAGLETMITPIAR, encoded by the coding sequence ATGACAGACAAGAACGACTTCGACTTTAATGAAGAATCCGAAATAGGGACGGACATGGACGAAGGTGGCTTCGATTTTGACGAGCCCTTGCCGGAAGATACTGAGGTAATGGCTAAGAAGAAAAGCTCGACCCCCATGCTGGTCTTACTCCTGCTGCTGGTGGCGATAGGAGCCGGTGCCTATTATTATTTCTTTATGCTGCCCGCGAGCGCACCGCCTGTGACGGCCAAGGTCGTCAAAAAACAACCGATCGCGGTTCCAGCCCGTCCGGCTGAACCCAAAGCCAAGCCGGACAAGGCCGTCACGGAAAAGCCCGAAGCGTCGGAAAAGCAGAGCGCCGCGCCAGTAGCAGACGAGTCGAAGGTGGCCGCTGCCGATGCGGGCAAGGTGGAGGCTGCCGGCAAGACTGCCAAGCCGGTGCCGGCCAAAGAAGCGCCTGTGCCCCAAGTGGCTCCTGTCGAGCCGCTTGAGAAACCTGCTGCCCCGGTGGCCAAAACTGCCGAAGTGACGCCGGAAAAGAGCGAAAAAGCCTCTCCCCACTCAGCTGCGGTTACCCCCGTAGTGACCTCGGCTTCCGACGCCCGCTATACCATTCAGGCGGGAGCCTATACCCGCAACTCCAGTCTGGAGAGGGCCAAGAAGATGGTGCAGGATCTGGGATACGAACCCCAGGTCAAGGCTGTTCAGCGGCAAGTAGATGTCATCCGTCTTCGCCTTGGGGCTTTTTACCCTGCCGAGGGCCGGCAGAAACTGCAGGAGATCCTTCCCCTCGCCCCCGATGCCTTTGCGGTGCAGAAGGGGGAATTGATGGTGATTTATGCTGCTTCCTTTCAGGACAAAAAGCTCGCTGAGCGCTTCACGGCCTCGCTGAAAGAAAAGGGACTTCATGTCGACGAGGAGCGCAGTCCTGTCGATCTGAAAATGATGCTGATCAGTTTTGGCGAATTCTCCGACAAGGCTAAGGCGCAGGAAGCGGCCAAGGCAGCCCAGAAAGCCGGCCTTGAAACCATGATTACTCCCATCGCCCGATAA